One window from the genome of [Clostridium] celerecrescens 18A encodes:
- a CDS encoding YdeI/OmpD-associated family protein — translation MIEHLLFTSRDKFRNWLEENCLSSGGIWLLFGKAGGPKTIGANEALEEALCFGWIDGQMKSIDDNRYIKYFSSRRENSKWSEKNKALVEKLEKQGLMTDYGKIKIEEAKKNGQWDAPKPAEITDEQIGLLNDLLRAHEPAYTNFQTMTPSVKKTYTRAYLDAKTDSGRIKRLAWMVERLNKNLKPM, via the coding sequence TTGATTGAACATTTGCTATTTACTTCACGGGATAAATTTAGAAATTGGTTAGAAGAAAATTGCCTCTCCAGCGGCGGAATCTGGCTGTTATTTGGAAAAGCAGGCGGGCCAAAGACCATAGGGGCAAATGAAGCGCTTGAAGAAGCCCTTTGTTTCGGTTGGATTGACGGTCAAATGAAGAGCATTGACGATAATAGATATATAAAATATTTCTCTTCCCGCAGAGAAAATAGTAAGTGGTCGGAGAAAAATAAAGCGCTTGTTGAAAAACTTGAAAAACAAGGACTAATGACTGATTATGGCAAAATTAAAATAGAAGAAGCTAAGAAAAATGGTCAATGGGATGCTCCCAAACCTGCAGAGATTACTGATGAACAAATAGGGCTTTTAAATGATTTGTTAAGAGCGCACGAACCGGCCTATACGAATTTTCAGACGATGACACCATCTGTAAAAAAGACATATACACGGGCATATCTTGATGCCAAAACAGACTCCGGTCGAATTAAGCGTCTGGCATGGATGGTTGAACGATTAAATAAAAACCTAAAGCCAATGTAA
- a CDS encoding DUF1648 domain-containing protein — MSENLSYIIGIMGFSWVLVLFSTALTPYFIQKNICFGISIPVSEYNDPKIKLLRRNYCISCLVIGLVLGIGSTICYIWMPAERALWLQLTGIFLYLAASTFIYFFARSEIKAIKQERDWEIDTETVTNNSEKPDKTIGTAWYLLYLVPIGIAVIAAVFKYPSLPGQIPMHYNLAGEVDRYAAKSVGTFAVMPLIQSFTGLLFAGINFGIGTSRHQRNHRRTQAFHGIMSFFLYAVGFMVMLLFTCIQLTMLSIINEKLMMVLPFAFIAVVFLSCIYLGVKVGQGGSRLDIRDDVTGNKVDDDRYWLGGFLYCNKEDPSLFVEKRFGIGYTLNFGNPKSLIAIAALIIFILATTVLPILLE, encoded by the coding sequence TTGAGTGAAAATTTAAGTTATATCATTGGGATAATGGGGTTCTCATGGGTTCTTGTATTATTTTCCACTGCTTTAACCCCATATTTTATACAAAAAAATATCTGCTTTGGTATTTCTATACCTGTTAGCGAATATAACGATCCTAAGATAAAATTATTGCGGCGCAATTACTGCATCAGCTGTCTTGTGATTGGTTTGGTTTTGGGAATTGGAAGCACTATTTGTTATATCTGGATGCCGGCAGAGCGGGCGTTATGGCTCCAGCTTACCGGTATATTCCTGTATCTCGCTGCCAGTACTTTCATTTATTTTTTCGCGCGTTCAGAGATCAAGGCGATCAAACAAGAACGTGATTGGGAGATTGATACGGAGACAGTGACAAATAACAGTGAAAAGCCGGATAAAACCATTGGTACTGCGTGGTATCTTTTGTATCTTGTTCCGATTGGCATTGCAGTTATTGCAGCAGTGTTTAAATATCCATCGTTACCCGGTCAAATCCCCATGCATTACAACCTTGCAGGAGAAGTGGACCGCTATGCTGCAAAATCCGTAGGTACTTTTGCTGTGATGCCATTGATCCAAAGCTTCACCGGCCTTCTGTTTGCAGGAATCAATTTTGGCATTGGCACGTCCAGGCATCAGCGGAATCACCGGAGAACTCAGGCCTTTCATGGTATAATGAGTTTTTTCTTATATGCTGTCGGATTTATGGTAATGCTGTTATTTACCTGCATTCAACTTACTATGCTGTCCATAATAAATGAAAAGCTGATGATGGTTCTGCCCTTTGCCTTTATTGCTGTTGTTTTTTTGAGCTGTATTTATCTTGGGGTAAAGGTCGGCCAGGGAGGAAGCCGGTTGGATATAAGGGATGATGTGACAGGAAACAAGGTGGATGATGACCGTTATTGGCTGGGTGGTTTTCTGTATTGCAACAAAGAAGATCCATCTCTTTTTGTAGAAAAACGATTCGGAATAGGTTATACCTTAAATTTTGGAAATCCTAAAAGTCTCATAGCGATCGCTGCACTTATAATCTTTATTTTAGCAACTACGGTGCTTCCAATCCTGTTAGAGTGA
- a CDS encoding GNAT family N-acetyltransferase: protein MLGNKIIGQHEYNIRLLSGDDEVDVQDLCERCSDFFELTEGRPPEKDAGTSILFDLPPGKAMKDKFVFGVYKKNVLIAVIDMVKDYKATGEWIIGLLMLDPKERGKSLGRKLHDSIKDWVLEEHGRALRIGVLEDNHIGYKFWCKMGYIEVERVKKAYGNKEHTVKVMNLFLK from the coding sequence TTGTTAGGAAATAAAATAATAGGGCAGCATGAATACAATATCCGGTTATTGTCAGGCGATGATGAGGTAGACGTACAAGATCTATGTGAAAGATGCTCGGACTTTTTTGAATTAACTGAAGGCAGACCGCCTGAAAAGGATGCAGGAACAAGCATTCTGTTTGACTTGCCGCCGGGTAAAGCAATGAAAGACAAGTTTGTATTTGGAGTATATAAAAAGAATGTTTTAATTGCTGTAATTGATATGGTTAAAGATTATAAAGCGACTGGAGAGTGGATAATAGGCTTACTTATGCTTGACCCAAAGGAAAGAGGAAAAAGTTTGGGAAGAAAATTACATGATTCTATAAAAGACTGGGTTCTGGAAGAACATGGCAGGGCATTAAGAATCGGGGTTTTAGAAGATAACCACATAGGGTATAAGTTTTGGTGTAAGATGGGATATATAGAAGTAGAAAGAGTGAAAAAGGCCTATGGAAATAAGGAACATACCGTAAAAGTTATGAATTTATTTCTTAAATGA
- a CDS encoding flavin monoamine oxidase family protein, translating into MAVPLNQVINPTNEQRREMIRTSLETAGRPEDYEYIVNLLSPPPDITNYASPGEMKGVKIGIIGGGLAGLSAAFELRKLGADITILEANENRIGGRVYTYYFDPEGKYYNEFGAHRIPVTHETTWHYINLLGLNTLPLSVRKRNNFLYVHNTRLRTSDSIEQMLYPLYDLTPQERSTPWPELDDYAFLYLMLQLPPEIRSELIQILPEYSPEYLTLTNYSVRQTLENLGLSQGAISLISGVSPGTGALLNVSYDEITHEEYTLDYRNIYTIEGGIVNLPYAFVQSLLTDNPTQYQNIPAAQLGTVKYQPGQTVIGIYQSPYNNQVILTHRNVRNLRRTTDVFDYVVCAIPYSTLREVEIKPYFSNLKMQAILEFNYINSQKTLFMCNKRFWEQDTDYGRMVGGFSQTDLPIQSIFYPGDHILCPDISSCSPDEPGVLVASYNYHLNATRVGNMSEIPRYKLIRSNVEEVHGLPRRFLDSIVEDHKTVVWDNQPNIRGAFAMALPGQKKLFAYEMLKPEFNQRVYFAGEHLSTKHGWMQGALYTGKEAANQLANTFHDQLNSTSS; encoded by the coding sequence ATGGCGGTTCCATTAAATCAAGTTATAAACCCCACGAATGAACAACGGCGCGAAATGATCAGAACATCATTAGAAACGGCGGGCCGTCCGGAAGATTACGAATATATTGTTAATTTACTAAGTCCTCCCCCGGATATCACAAATTATGCATCGCCGGGAGAAATGAAAGGGGTAAAAATCGGTATCATCGGAGGAGGTCTGGCCGGCTTATCCGCCGCATTCGAGCTTCGTAAGCTGGGAGCCGATATTACAATTCTGGAAGCCAATGAAAATAGAATCGGAGGAAGAGTTTATACCTATTATTTTGATCCGGAAGGCAAATACTACAATGAATTCGGCGCTCATAGAATCCCGGTAACTCATGAGACCACCTGGCATTACATCAATTTATTAGGCCTCAACACCCTTCCACTGTCCGTAAGGAAGCGAAATAATTTTTTATATGTACATAATACCCGTTTAAGAACATCAGACTCCATTGAACAAATGCTTTATCCTTTATACGATTTGACCCCTCAGGAAAGAAGCACTCCCTGGCCAGAGCTTGATGACTATGCCTTTTTGTATCTTATGTTGCAGCTTCCGCCTGAAATCCGTTCAGAACTAATACAAATTTTACCGGAATATTCCCCGGAATATCTGACTCTTACAAACTATTCCGTCCGGCAGACCCTGGAAAATCTGGGATTGAGCCAGGGGGCGATCAGCTTGATCTCAGGAGTCAGCCCAGGTACCGGTGCTTTACTGAATGTCAGTTATGATGAAATCACCCATGAGGAATATACTCTTGATTACCGTAACATCTATACCATCGAAGGCGGAATTGTAAATCTGCCATATGCTTTTGTCCAATCCCTTCTCACAGATAATCCGACTCAGTATCAAAATATTCCGGCTGCTCAGCTTGGCACGGTTAAATATCAGCCTGGACAGACGGTTATAGGTATTTATCAGTCGCCTTATAACAATCAAGTCATTCTGACTCATCGTAATGTGCGGAATCTCAGGAGAACTACCGATGTATTTGATTACGTTGTATGTGCGATTCCCTACTCCACTTTAAGAGAGGTTGAAATCAAGCCATATTTCAGTAACCTTAAGATGCAGGCTATTTTAGAATTTAATTATATTAATTCGCAAAAAACACTATTTATGTGCAATAAACGCTTTTGGGAGCAGGATACCGATTACGGAAGAATGGTGGGGGGATTTTCCCAGACAGACCTGCCTATTCAGTCCATCTTTTATCCTGGAGATCATATCCTTTGCCCCGATATTTCCTCCTGTTCGCCGGATGAACCTGGAGTACTGGTGGCTTCCTATAATTATCATTTAAATGCAACAAGGGTGGGAAATATGAGCGAAATCCCCCGGTATAAACTGATAAGAAGTAATGTGGAGGAAGTTCACGGATTGCCAAGAAGATTCTTAGATTCCATAGTGGAAGACCATAAGACCGTTGTTTGGGATAATCAACCCAATATCCGGGGAGCTTTTGCTATGGCACTTCCAGGTCAGAAAAAACTATTTGCCTATGAGATGCTGAAACCGGAATTTAATCAGAGAGTCTACTTTGCCGGTGAACACCTATCCACAAAACATGGCTGGATGCAGGGGGCATTATATACCGGTAAAGAAGCCGCCAATCAGCTGGCGAATACGTTTCACGATCAGCTTAATTCTACATCGTCATGA
- a CDS encoding helix-turn-helix transcriptional regulator: MSKNDNMLAILWMLNSGTKITAKQIAERLEINIRTVYRYIDSLCASGVPIVSDAGQNGGYSLLNDFINAPLFFDVDEQKAILHAAVFAKEAGYPFNEALSRATEKLKMYSNREQKRIVDRHLTGFEVISREIDSSVKPKLVEIERAVANEYSVEIEYRTSHEEESRQRIIDPYGVIYWNNKWYTIGFCHLRNEIRSFRAERILQINRTQMTFKRPEAFSAKKFFLQNLLPDLANKDRVVSVVIRGRAEALDDLSIHWFLGHYLKERTPNQAVFLLEERVMNGYVPNFLLSYGRAIEIIEPENLKKRLADIALELMEYYQN; this comes from the coding sequence ATGTCAAAAAACGATAATATGCTGGCAATTCTCTGGATGCTGAATTCAGGGACAAAAATTACTGCAAAACAAATAGCGGAAAGGCTGGAGATCAATATACGGACTGTATACCGCTATATTGACTCGCTTTGTGCCAGCGGGGTACCGATCGTATCCGATGCAGGCCAGAATGGCGGATATAGTCTGCTGAATGATTTTATCAATGCGCCCTTATTTTTTGATGTAGATGAGCAAAAGGCCATTCTCCATGCAGCTGTGTTTGCAAAAGAAGCAGGGTACCCTTTTAATGAAGCATTAAGCAGGGCAACAGAAAAACTGAAAATGTATTCCAACCGGGAACAGAAACGCATTGTCGATCGCCATTTAACCGGTTTTGAAGTGATAAGCCGCGAGATCGATTCTTCTGTTAAGCCGAAATTGGTAGAGATAGAGCGGGCTGTGGCAAATGAGTATTCCGTGGAAATTGAATATCGTACAAGCCATGAAGAAGAATCCAGGCAAAGGATAATTGATCCATACGGTGTAATTTACTGGAACAATAAATGGTATACCATTGGATTCTGCCATCTGAGAAATGAAATCCGCAGCTTTCGTGCTGAGCGGATTTTACAGATAAACCGGACGCAAATGACGTTTAAACGTCCGGAAGCCTTTTCCGCCAAAAAATTCTTCCTACAGAATCTTTTACCTGACCTGGCAAATAAGGACAGGGTGGTTTCAGTCGTGATCAGAGGCAGGGCAGAGGCATTGGATGACTTGAGCATTCACTGGTTTTTAGGTCATTATCTGAAAGAGAGGACTCCAAATCAGGCTGTCTTTTTACTTGAAGAAAGAGTTATGAATGGATATGTGCCAAATTTTCTATTATCCTATGGGAGAGCCATTGAGATCATAGAGCCTGAGAACCTGAAAAAAAGACTGGCAGACATTGCGTTGGAGCTAATGGAATATTATCAAAATTAA
- a CDS encoding VOC family protein, whose amino-acid sequence MAKYMGATGDHTKNGLPNGFTSITPFIVVNNPSEAIMFYQSVFHARVKDSTEFSDENGNSIIVHAELDFGTGFLQLGAANPAYQLVLPPGDDNACYSLAIYVSDVDEVFDHAVVKGAKIREKVSNFVSGDRFGSILDPFGVRWTIMTRIEDLSEEESSRRVEEWAKRMSTE is encoded by the coding sequence ATGGCGAAATACATGGGAGCAACAGGAGATCATACAAAAAATGGGCTGCCGAATGGGTTTACATCCATAACACCATTCATCGTAGTAAATAATCCCTCAGAAGCAATTATGTTTTATCAGTCCGTATTCCACGCAAGGGTTAAGGACAGCACAGAATTTTCCGATGAAAACGGTAATAGTATCATTGTTCATGCGGAACTTGATTTTGGAACTGGCTTTTTGCAGCTGGGAGCTGCGAATCCGGCTTATCAACTGGTTTTACCACCAGGGGATGATAATGCATGCTATTCTTTGGCAATTTATGTTTCCGATGTTGATGAGGTGTTTGATCATGCGGTGGTAAAAGGAGCAAAAATCCGGGAGAAAGTTTCAAACTTTGTTTCAGGGGATCGGTTTGGAAGTATTCTGGATCCATTTGGTGTGAGATGGACCATTATGACCAGGATCGAGGATTTATCAGAAGAAGAAAGCAGCCGGAGAGTAGAAGAATGGGCGAAACGCATGAGTACGGAATAA
- a CDS encoding GNAT family N-acetyltransferase — MKFYEFRPISNDDVPAMADLLTCRQNLESNEFPSLRNSCLNTIYIEDLLEKLFKNNKSIGIGAFVNDELVGYIVGKIKIDHERGRHVWVPYEGIAVRRDQPSELIRTLYAKVSDLWIQKGCFHQYALIPLGSKGYYEAFLGLSFSIQQVHGIMNIGDYNAFETASDAEIRIAGKADREAMGRMSGIIFSYQNSAPVFEPALPEIVVRIREGYKGLAEDEEAMILIAEKDRKELGFQVYEPVIPDLMTPDDGVELSIAGIYPTQMRGGVGKKLMNEGSRLVKEKGYQRIITDWRITNLASSTFWPKCGFKPMAYRMVRYIDNNFTWANFNNPSLKEL, encoded by the coding sequence ATGAAATTTTATGAATTCAGGCCGATCAGTAATGATGATGTGCCAGCTATGGCTGACCTGTTGACGTGCAGGCAGAATCTTGAGAGTAATGAATTCCCATCTTTAAGAAACAGCTGTCTCAATACAATATATATCGAGGATTTACTTGAAAAACTATTCAAAAATAATAAATCAATTGGGATAGGTGCATTTGTAAATGATGAATTGGTCGGCTATATCGTAGGAAAGATAAAGATTGACCATGAGAGAGGCAGGCATGTCTGGGTGCCTTATGAAGGGATTGCAGTGAGGAGAGACCAGCCCTCAGAACTCATAAGAACTCTCTATGCTAAAGTTTCTGACCTGTGGATCCAAAAAGGCTGTTTTCACCAATATGCATTAATACCTCTTGGGAGCAAGGGGTATTATGAGGCTTTCCTTGGGTTGAGCTTTTCTATCCAGCAAGTACATGGGATAATGAATATTGGAGATTACAATGCATTTGAAACTGCATCTGATGCAGAAATCAGAATCGCCGGTAAAGCAGATAGGGAAGCAATGGGGAGAATGTCTGGAATCATCTTTTCCTATCAAAATTCTGCGCCTGTGTTTGAACCAGCTTTACCTGAGATTGTAGTGAGAATAAGGGAAGGATATAAAGGGCTTGCAGAGGATGAGGAAGCAATGATCCTCATTGCGGAAAAAGACAGAAAGGAATTGGGATTTCAGGTATACGAACCAGTTATTCCGGATTTAATGACGCCTGATGATGGAGTGGAGCTAAGTATCGCAGGCATTTACCCAACCCAAATGAGAGGCGGTGTTGGGAAGAAATTAATGAATGAAGGCAGCAGGCTGGTAAAAGAAAAAGGATATCAGAGAATCATAACTGATTGGAGGATAACCAATCTTGCCTCTTCGACATTTTGGCCAAAGTGCGGATTTAAGCCTATGGCTTACAGAATGGTTCGATATATTGATAATAATTTCACATGGGCAAACTTCAACAATCCGAGTTTGAAGGAGTTGTAG
- a CDS encoding GNAT family N-acetyltransferase, whose amino-acid sequence MIRAIQEDELEESRRICFTVFERTIDGASCAAESAANIQKHPVTRMKRDYRNTLAWFDEQKAMQACVSHCVCSVEFDGEAASMAAVGDVAAMPCCQGKGVMKALFGAMLKEWHTHNIQFSYLYPFSGTYYGQFGYTYCVRRKHWNFPMAQLPDYKDLGTIELYQPSRLEDLKMLYHAFFAGCNLSVMREEIEWHHAVGQYEPDRDFRFTYLYYNEAGSPCGYLIYSKITDEKQTVTMNCHEFVYSDIEGLMGLIHFCKSRQAYYDRVCIPLPDFVPFDLLCLEFNLPAGRAATIHQIMHGMVRVVHAEEVLKAAQYLGNGSIRLFLNDSWLPANSGLWELGWKEGRYSSLHYNADGSETQADTVMDITLFSRLICRGVTEEELPCLPAECRRCGNDTLLKVFPKKKCAISDYF is encoded by the coding sequence ATGATAAGAGCAATACAGGAAGATGAACTGGAAGAATCCAGACGTATATGCTTTACAGTCTTTGAACGGACCATAGACGGCGCCTCCTGCGCTGCGGAATCTGCCGCTAACATACAAAAGCATCCGGTTACCCGAATGAAGCGGGATTACCGTAACACCCTGGCCTGGTTCGATGAACAGAAAGCCATGCAGGCATGTGTTTCCCATTGCGTCTGCTCAGTGGAATTTGACGGTGAAGCGGCTTCTATGGCCGCGGTCGGCGATGTAGCTGCCATGCCCTGCTGCCAGGGCAAAGGGGTGATGAAAGCTCTATTTGGAGCAATGTTAAAAGAATGGCACACCCATAATATCCAATTTTCTTACCTTTATCCATTCTCAGGAACGTATTACGGCCAGTTTGGATACACCTACTGCGTACGCAGAAAACATTGGAATTTCCCTATGGCACAGCTTCCTGATTACAAGGATCTTGGCACCATAGAGCTTTATCAGCCATCACGGCTGGAAGATTTAAAAATGCTTTATCACGCTTTCTTTGCCGGATGTAATCTTTCAGTCATGCGGGAGGAAATCGAATGGCACCACGCCGTGGGGCAATATGAACCAGACCGTGACTTCCGTTTTACCTACCTGTATTACAACGAAGCCGGATCCCCCTGCGGCTACCTCATCTACTCGAAAATTACAGATGAAAAACAGACTGTTACCATGAACTGTCATGAATTTGTATATTCAGACATAGAAGGACTTATGGGACTGATTCATTTCTGTAAAAGCAGACAGGCCTATTATGACAGAGTTTGCATCCCCCTTCCGGACTTCGTCCCGTTTGATCTTCTCTGCTTGGAATTTAATCTGCCGGCAGGACGTGCGGCTACCATCCATCAGATAATGCACGGCATGGTACGAGTCGTCCACGCAGAGGAAGTCTTAAAGGCTGCACAATACCTCGGAAACGGTTCTATTCGTCTCTTTCTCAACGACTCCTGGCTCCCTGCCAATAGCGGTTTATGGGAACTGGGCTGGAAGGAAGGCCGTTATTCCTCTCTCCATTATAATGCGGACGGTTCCGAAACCCAGGCCGATACTGTCATGGATATCACTCTGTTCTCCAGGCTAATTTGCAGAGGTGTTACAGAGGAAGAGCTCCCCTGTCTGCCGGCTGAATGCCGTCGATGCGGCAATGATACTCTGCTGAAAGTTTTTCCGAAGAAAAAGTGTGCGATTTCAGATTACTTTTAA